ACTGGCAACCGAACAGTAGGAATTCTATTTTCACTGCAGTGTTGCTGGGTATCGCCGTTTGTCTGTCGATAGCTAAGCTCGTCATCATGATTGTGCGGCATAAGAGATCCCCATTACCAAACCAAAAGGTCTCGGACTCTAGTATGAACGTCAAGGATGATGAAACGAAAACCATACCGGACACTCCACCTCCTGAGTATGACAACAAACTGCAAGATGTCTGAAACTCGACTGGGGCCTATTGAGAAGATATTTTGTGTTAGACAATGGACACAATAGACTTGGTTCACCTAAACAACCACTTTAAAAAGCGAGTCAGTTCTGTCAATGTAGATAGTCATTTATACGCGGAGCAACTTTTTTCATGTCGGAGATCAATAGGAGGGGATAAGGGATAAAACGATAATGTTATTAAGTCCCTTTCCTCACCAGGAATCAAGGTCCTAGACCCAGTGATTCATAACTGGAGAGACCTAAGCCGTCGTAGTTTACGATCATGCAGAAAGTTTTATGATGTATTTTATTAcgatgttttttaagaagaagtTTGTACAATTGTAAATAAAGATaacacatttttgaaaaaagatttCGGTCTCGTTCTCTAAATCCAAATTACACTGCGGGTATAGATTTCTGCAGTGGTTTTCACTGCATCAATGTCAAGTCAGCGGAACTTTTACTGACCCCCGCTTCAAATACTATCTCGCAGTCATGGAATCGGCTCGGATAGTATAGTGAGTAACGCATGATACGGTGTCAGTATGACGTCAGAGTCTGAACTTACGGGAGAGTTATCGCAATACATGTAGTCGATCATATTTTTAAAGAGCGGGGCCATAGAGTGGCGTAGTTGTATCTTTTGTGccttctgaaaaaaacaattgagAATTATCGAGTCCTACAAAAAAGGACAATTGGCTTGATCTAGTCGAAAACCAAAGCCCATTGAGGCGTCACCACTGAATTAAACGCTATCCACAGACCAATTACGCCCGCTGTCCAACTCCCGTACGTCCAGGCAAGAACCATGTTAAGTCCACCGACCAGTAAAGGCACAGTCATCGACGCCACCAAAAGACCTCCATAGACGGCGAAGCTGATCACGAGTGCCAAGACACGAAAGTCAAAGCTAGGATTAGCTCTATTACACCAGAGGGCTGAAACAAATAGGCTAGCAAATAACACGTTGCCATAAAAAGTGCATAGCAAGTTAAAAATGTTAATCGCTGACTGGTGAAACTTAAAAGttaccggtgtaacagtttCGGTTATGGACGATTCGTGGTGTTGTCATGCTCACTATGAAATGGTGTATGAAACTTGTTCGTACGACCGCAGTAGTGGTGGCTGAAAGGTCTGGTCAGATTCTGACCTTTCCTTCTCCAGAGGAGCTTGGTGGCCAGATTGACTGACACGGTTTTTTTTAATACTCACAATAGAATTCTTTTGGCCCACGTCGCCCAATCGTGGTATCTTCCAAATCAAAATAACCGCACTGCAACCAATCAGAGCACCGATTatattgatgacatcattgaagGGATTTCGGCAGAGATAAGGGGGAAGGAGGAAGAGAGAAAACACCCAAATCGCTGGCTGGAATGTAAAATTGATCTGCGTCAAATTTGCTAGTCTTGTTGAAAAAGAGATTAACTTAATCAGACAGAACAGAATGGGTCTTCCAATAAAGATACTGCACTTTGTATCGCAAATATGACGAACTGCGATTTCAGTTTAGTTTCCTTTCCGACGTATCTCGGTTTCCATTTGGCAGAACTCTTTAACAGCTCGAGTTCTGATCTCCACCCAGCGGTCCAACAACATCTTGACAACCTTCTTCCACAGTTTCTCGCGCATGCCAGCCAGTTCCAGTAATCTTCAACAAAATGAAGAAGTAAACCTAttagaaagaagaagaagggttCGGAACAGTGGCGAACTTTAGGCCATTACCTTATCGATGTAGAACTTCATATGTTGGTCATGAAAGCTCATCCCTGTCGCACCAAGACACGTCACGGTGAGGAAGACGAATGTGATTTTTATAATGTCGCTTCGAAGGGACAGGACGGTTAAGATGAAGCTTAAGCATAAAAGGGAGATTACCTGAAATGCAAATGACAATATGATTTGATTAAATGGTTGTTCGTAATTGTATTCCTTTCATCTCCGTTTTGTAAATGGAGGTGATGTCTGTCAAGACCATGTCATTTCACTTGACTTGACGTTAAATAATTTTTAGTTTATTCAATCTGACTTCGTGCTAAGATTTGCAGAATTGCTGTAACTGGTGCCGCTGCGCCAATACGTCTGACCGTCAAATCATCTTCTTTACTTAGTCGTACGAGCAATcggagaaatttaaaaaaagttgtCGATAAAGTACTTCGtcattcgtagctcttcgtacgGGTTGTGAAACATGCCGTATGTCCTAGATATTACAAAAAGTCAAAACAAACACCTACCATAGACCTAAAGATCATCCTTAGAACATATCGTCTAGTTTTCAGTTTCCGTCTGACCTTTTTGACAACACTCTTTGCAAAGCGTTTCCCTGACGCTTTCACCTTCAAGATATTCTTGTGCATTTTAGATGTGAGGAGATCTCAATGAAGGGAAAGCTACAGTCTTTGCTGGATATGAAACCCCTCTATTCAGCAGGGCTGTGTGTGTTGTAAGGCCTGTTTCCGGCAGTCTTTTAGCAGCTTGTGATGAAAGCGAATAGATATGATTTCGgagatttcattcatttcagtcTATGTTAGAGATCCGCCGCGATTTCAAGAAATTGTTCGGTCGAGAATCAAGTTTTTAATTTTACCTGGCATTGCAACAGATCTTATTTGTCAGTGACGTTTTATCCAGAATATTAGAATGATGATTGAGGATACACATTACCAGCTCATCAAcgcatgtaaaatccaagacaGTCACGAATGCTTTTCCTGGTTCAGACCGTTCACCAGGCTGATTCGGCATGGCGTGCACATCAGAGGGGAAACTAGACCATTATTAATTGATCAATACTCGGACCATCTACAGACAACATTCATATGAAAATGTGTCATCTTCTGTTGACTTGAGGACTCGGTTTACACAGCGATCTCGGCCAAATCACCTAGATATAAAACAATTCGCATTCTACAAATAAAGTTTCTGCACATGCTTTAGCTGCTTGCGGCGATCTTTGTAATGATAGATCCGAGCCATCAGCAGATGTGTGTGGCGCGAGGCttttcaagaaaaatggcaTTTAGTTTGAATATGATTGTCGTATTCCTGCGTATTCGCTTATTCAGTATGAATGACGCGACTTGAGATATGTGTGACCGGACTGAGCGTACATCGCTATCGCAGTGCGTACGCCTCCCTCGCTCAGCAACCAGCGAAACCCTCCTGGTGTGTAGCCAGCCTTCTATTGATCGGCTGCGTGGATTAAGCGACTGACGCAGCACCGCCGCGCCAATTCGCTTAGATTCTCCGTCTAGCTAGTATTAGCCAGATACTGGCCTTGTACACAGGAATATGCCGTTGCCTTGGAATGCTGTGGATTGTCTATAGCAAGGTAAGAGGCTTTTCTATCAGCTTAATTGATGGATTCTATGTTTTCGTAGGGTAAATGCAGCTATGTCCTATTTGTCAGATAACCAGGGTGAATCCATCTAAATCATTTAGTGCCCGAGACATTTTCTAAGTCCAGATGCTAATTCACATTTTCATGACTTACACACACATACTCTTAGAAATACAGATTTTTGAGCTTTTAAAAACAAACTTTAATGGGTTTTTGGCCGACACAGATACATGTTTACACTCGCAAAGCTTTTCAGTGGTATGATAATGCCTTCGAGGTTTTTAGAATCTCCAAGACTATTTGATGTTTTCAATTTACCTAAAAACCTCTATGGGGTGCATTTCTGTTGGTTGATAAGCTCAAGAACCTTTTCTTCTAAGAGACAGtgtatatttttttcaagaGCAGTTATTACAGTTTCAATCAGAATAGGGTATCTTTGTTCTGTGCGTAGACTACGTCTCGTGACGACTGCAGACCTTCACTGGCAGGACAACGACATCTTCTAGTAAATGTAGGTCGAGGTTATATCTATAAAGGTGTCATTCCTGACAACATTCGAACAGTGGCGACGCATTCAGTGGTGATCTTATTGGAATTGATAGAGGTGTGATCCGAGAAGACGAACGAGAGCGAGATGGTATTTTGACGACGAATATCGCGTTGCCTGTCGTTAGAAATGCTATGAAACCGATTGTCTTGAAAGTCTGGCATGCTTAGAAACGATACTACAATACAGTCATCTTGACGAATGTATCCTCGTTCTCATTTTCGTCAacggatcaaaatctgaacctttCTATTATAATCTGAGACAAACACATGTAACCCTCACCCAGCATTTATACACGCATTGTCTCTCAGACTCCCCCACAGCTTATGGTCGACTATACAGTCGTGATCAGGTCGCCGAGCGACGGAATTATTATTTTAGGAATCTTATTCTGTTATGGTTGCATGTGTTCACAAGCGTTACTCTCGGCAACGTGAATTGGTTTGTGTGAGATTTGAGTGGTAAGAGATTATTCTTGGAACACCTTTTGCTGAAAAACGGTGAACCAACAGAAGGCTAAGCGTTTGCAGGGTTtctggtactacatgtattagccAATACTGAACTGGCATTCGCAGAGTTCAGTGTGGTTTTCATTTTGCAATGCTAGTGTTCTTTCTTTCAAAACACATATGATTCCTTCTTTTCGTCGGCATCAGTGCCAGAATTCtggtcatcaaatttgaaagattagagcaaattttaaatttcgccCCACTTGCTTAGTATAATCAACGACTGAGTAAATAAATCcatactatatacatgtatatacacatatTTTAGCGCTGGCATACGTAtgaaaattcaattcaattcaattcaaattttctGATGTATACCACACCATCACATGACCGAGTTCAAAGTGAGTATATAACCATGCCACCATGACAAAACAACAATGGTATCATTAATTGAGAACAATGGGTCAGTTAGTTAATTGCAACATGGGTCACACCACGGGAGCAATCTAAACTTGAGAAGCCAATATAGTCGTAGTGTTACCCTTATATAAGTATTTACTCAACAGTTACCTGGGCACTATTGTATGTTCCGCGCTGTTTGTTTGAATCTGAGCCTGAGAATTCTGATGGCACCTCTAGAAAATCCCGGATACAAATATAATAAATTTTAAGTGGATCATACCGTTCCGGGTAATGCGATATTGTTGATTCATTGAAGCCTGGTTTGTTGGTTCAAAGTTTGAAAAATTGTAATTGTACACTGAATTAGATATTTTTCAATGATGAAAATGCACATGGCAAATTCAACATAGCTGTACTCTTATCACGTTAGGATGTACTGTCGAACTACTGTAACATGGCCATATTTATTTGTATATGTTTCGCAAGCCTTACAACGACCAACGAATGACGGAGTACTCAAAGACTATAGCGTTCTGCTTGTCATTGGCGTCCAGGCTCAGCCTTTCCCATCAAAACACAAACTCCATCCGCTCCCCGGTCATCTTTTATTGAATAATGATGGGTTTTATCAGGTGTGCTGGGATTATGCTGATGAATACCTTGTaacttacatgtagtttattatGACACACCCAAGTTTATCAGactagtagaagtaaaactgatATGGTATCCAGGTTTACTCCTAGTACACCCAAGTTTATCATCCATTCTCTAAAATAAACATAAAGCATGCTTTCGAATTGGAATAACTGCAGTTAGATTAGCTGATAAAATTGGTCGTTTTCCTCGGGTTTTTCTATATCTTGAAGACCTAGAAACTGGCTAATGAGACATGTGCCTGCCATGTTTTTCAGTAGTGGCGGTGATGTCGAATGACAATCCAGTATACATGTCTCGTATCTTGGCCTTTCGCCCAAGGAGGGTACCGGTCGTGGGTAACGGCGGAAAATGCGTCCATGAAGAGTCTGTAAGCACATGCCACGTCGCTCGTAGCCCGCCGCCATTGGAGAGTGTGTATTCGCTTGACATGTATGCAAATGCATGTTGGGATTCGCTGGCGCTCCGACTTTCAACTGATAAGAATAGAGTTGAAAACCACATTCGAAGCCATCGATACGTAAGCATGTTGAAGTATTTCAAGTTTTTATATTACTACCACACATTACGATATTTTCATCATGACAACACCAGCCAACAATATATTGTGAATAGTTAATTATCTACAATTCATTGATCAATTGAAGTCTATACTCGGGTACAATGGTGAATGAGCCCTCACAATACACGGTATCTAAACGTGGAGGCTGAAAACTATTTATGGCTAATGAATATCAAAACTAGATCCTATCCAATATTCATAGAAGCTGcggatgatgaaatgaaaagtaTGGATGACGCATCTTATCCACAGA
This genomic window from Lineus longissimus chromosome 13, tnLinLong1.2, whole genome shotgun sequence contains:
- the LOC135498076 gene encoding uncharacterized protein LOC135498076, with protein sequence MHKNILKVKASGKRFAKSVVKKVRRKLKTRRYVLRMIFRSMVISLLCLSFILTVLSLRSDIIKITFVFLTVTCLGATGMSFHDQHMKFYIDKCGYFDLEDTTIGRRGPKEFYSLWCNRANPSFDFRVLALVISFAVYGGLLVASMTVPLLVGGLNMVLAWTYGSWTAGVIGLWIAFNSVVTPQWALVFD